Sequence from the candidate division WOR-3 bacterium genome:
TGCCCGCACGCTGACAACGGGCCTCAAGAAAATACAGCCCTTCTGCAACGAGTTCATTCAGATTCACCCTGCTCTTGGCCGGCGGCTTCTGTCGCGCAAAGAGCATCAGCTTCGACACCACTTCCCGTGCATGCAGGGCGGCCGCGACGACCTTTCCAATATCACGGAGCGCAGGTTCCGGTACCCCGGGCGTTTTCTGAACAAGTTGGGCGAAACCGAGCACATTGCTCAACGGTTCATTCAGCTCGTGTGCGACTCCGGCAGCAAGCTGACCGATAGTCGCGAGTCGATCCGCGTGTCGTAACTGTTCCTCCAACCGCTGCCGCTCTTCCTCAGTCTGGCGGTGTTCAAGCACCGAGCTCAGTCGGTTCGCCACGGTATCAATCAGATGCCGCTCCTCCCTGAGAAAGGGCCCCTCATCCAAATCAGGCCGTGGCTCAGAGTACACCACTTCAACTATTCCACGCCGGACACCGCGCACCACGATTTCCGAGGACTGACGGTGGGGGCCAGCCCGAAACCCTGGAGTCAGGTACTCGCGGTTGTCGAGCACAATACGAGCCGAGGCGATCTCGGGGTAGAGCCAGGCCGGGGGCAACAGTTTGGCAATTTCCTGCACCGCCTGTTCCAGCGTGATGTTCGGCCGCTCCAATACCCGGTCAATTCCATACAGACAGGTCAGCTCTTTCACCCGCTCCCGCAACGCTGCCTGTGCCCGCCTATCAGCCAGGGCCGGACCAATGGTCTGAGCCACTGCTTCATAGAACTCGACGTCACTCCGACCGAAGAAACTCGGTCGTTCGCTCCGCAGCAGCAGCAGCCCATGACTACCTTCGTCGACGGCGAATCTGATGACGATCAGTGACGGGTATGAGCCACCAATAACGACTTCCTCAGGCTTCTTGTCTGTGCGCTCGCGAATCAGAACCGGAAGAGAAGTGTTGCCAGTCCAGAAACTGCCGCCAGGTGTGAAGTAGGTCAACTTTGGGTCGGTGTAACCCCGCAGTACGGTCAAACACAGTCGCGCCAAGCCCGGCGGGTCCAGCTCTGCCGGCGCAATCTCGCCCTCCTCCTCGCTGGCGCGTGGTCCAATCACGAATCCGAATCTATCGCCGCCACCCGACCTGAGCCACCCCCGGTAATATCGTTGGCCTTCATTCACCCGCAGCTCTACTTCATCCGCGCCCGAGAACTCGGCGAATAGCGCAACGACTCCACGCACGAAATCCAGCCGTGGCGCACCCCGGCTGGCCTCACTGAGTATCCGGCGCGACATCACACTGAATCTTTCGGTCAGGCCATGTTCCAAGCCCGTCACCTGGCCAGTCCTACTACGTTTCATATGGTCCCTACTCGCAACGAAGAACGCTCCTGGAATGCACCGTCATGAGCGATGAGTTCAGAGTTCGAAGTTCACAATTCAGAGTTCAGAACTGTCCATGCATTCCTGTTCTGTGCTGTGGCTCAGTACGGCGAAAGAACCGAGCACCTTGCTGGCCACAGCCGAAGCCTGGGCCACGGTTTCGGGAATATCCTTCGGCCCCTGGCACGTACCCGCCAGAAATACTCCCGGCTGGCTTGTCTCTACCGGCCCCAGCTTGTAATGTGCCTCGGTCAAGAAACCGTGCTCATCTGCTTGTATGTCGAGCATTCGGGCCACTTCCTTCGCGCCCGGGTTTGGCGTCATTGCCGTGGCGAGCACCACCAGGTCTGCTTCCACTTCCATCTTGCGTCCCGCGACTGTATCGGAGCCCCATACCACCATCTTGTCGCCCCGGCGGAATATCTTGGACACCTTGCCACGTACATAGACAACACCTTCGTCTGTTGCCCGCTTGTAGAACTCCTCGAAATCTTTGCCTGCGGTCCGCACGTCAATGTAGAAGATGATGGCCTCGCCGTCGTGCACCCGGTGCTTGTAAAGAATCGCGTGCTTGGCCGAATACATGCAGCAAACCTTGGAACAATACGGCACACCCCGTTCTCTATCCCGGGAACCTGCGCACTTCACAAACACTACCCGCTTGGGTTCCTTGCCATCCGAGGGTCGCTTCACTTCTCCCTTGGTTGGACCGGATGCGGAAAGCAACCGCTCAAACTCCAGTCCGGTAAGAACGTCCGGATGCCGCCCCAGTCCGTAGGAACCATAAGCCTTCAGGTCGAGCAGCTCAAATCCGGTGGCAACAACGATTGCGCCAAAGTTTTCTTCAACTAGCCGGTCTTGGTCATCGAACCTTATTGCCTGGGGCGGACAGATTTTCTCACACACCCGGCACTTGCCCTTCTGCAGATATATGCATGACTCGCGGTCTATGACCGGTTTGTTCGGCACTGCCTGAGGGAACAGCCGATGTATTGCCGTACGCTTCTCCAGGCCCTCATTGAATTCCGAAACGGCCCGACCCGGACACTTGGTCATACACAGTCCGCAACCGTTGCACACGTCCCAGTCCACATACTTCGCCCTCTGCCTTATCTTCACTAAGAAATCACCAGCCGAACCGGTCACCGATTCCACCTCGGAATAGGTCATCAGCCTGATGCGCGGGTGCTGAGCCGCGTCCACCATCTTCGGCGTGAGAATGCACTGGGAGCAGTCAAGGGTGGGGAAAGTCTCAGACAGCTGCGCCATATGCCCGCCGATGGACGACTTGCGCTCGACCAGCACCACCTCCACACCCGCGTTGGCGATATCCAGGGCCGCCTGAATGCCCGCTATACCGCCGCCGATGACCAGCGCCTTCCTTGTGGTTGCCATACTCATAACCTCACGCCGTAAGCAGACCCTTGGACTTCAAAAACGGCCTCGCATCTGTCTGGTTATAGCCCAAGACAAGCTCTGACTCGTCCAGCCCGACCGCAAGCCCGAGAAGCTGGGTAAAATACAATACCGGCATCTCGGCTTCTCGGCCCATCTGTTTCTGCAGGGCGTCAAGATTGTACTGACACAGCGGACAGGTAGTTACCATCGCCTCCGCGCCGGCCTGGGCCGCATTGTCCAGTACTCGGCGCGAACACTCTATCGCGGTTGCGCGCTGGTTCGTCACCAGATACCCGCCGCAACACTCTGTCTTGAAATCATAGTCCACCGGCTGGCCACCCAGGGCTGACACCAGCTCGTCCATCACGCTGGGATTGTCCGGGTCGTCGAAGCTCAGGACCCGGGCCGGACGCACCATCAGACATCCATAGTACGACGCCACCTTCAGTCCAGCTAGAGACTTCGCCACTTTCGCCTTCAGATTCTCCCAGCCGATGTCTATCTTCAACACATCCAGATAGTGCAGCACTTCTACCGGCCGCTCGA
This genomic interval carries:
- a CDS encoding ATP-binding protein, which codes for MKRSRTGQVTGLEHGLTERFSVMSRRILSEASRGAPRLDFVRGVVALFAEFSGADEVELRVNEGQRYYRGWLRSGGGDRFGFVIGPRASEEEGEIAPAELDPPGLARLCLTVLRGYTDPKLTYFTPGGSFWTGNTSLPVLIRERTDKKPEEVVIGGSYPSLIVIRFAVDEGSHGLLLLRSERPSFFGRSDVEFYEAVAQTIGPALADRRAQAALRERVKELTCLYGIDRVLERPNITLEQAVQEIAKLLPPAWLYPEIASARIVLDNREYLTPGFRAGPHRQSSEIVVRGVRRGIVEVVYSEPRPDLDEGPFLREERHLIDTVANRLSSVLEHRQTEEERQRLEEQLRHADRLATIGQLAAGVAHELNEPLSNVLGFAQLVQKTPGVPEPALRDIGKVVAAALHAREVVSKLMLFARQKPPAKSRVNLNELVAEGLYFLEARCQRAGIRLVRKLAADLPVIVADPGQLHQVLVNLVVNAIQAMPHGGELVIETRRENGRVVMVVSDTGIGMTREVLSQIFVPFFTTKGVGEGTGLGLSVVHGIVAGHAGSIEVKSEPGKGSRFEVRLPVTGAGNSQND
- a CDS encoding CoB--CoM heterodisulfide reductase iron-sulfur subunit B family protein; the protein is MSTNSESVSAESGRTYVYYPGCTLYTKGRSLDQCARKAAERVGFNLAEMQSWTCCGAIYNTNSDDFASQVGPVRNLARASQAGDRLVTLCAACYNVLKRANDNLNARGNEEVRDRLLAFVDEKFERPVEVLHYLDVLKIDIGWENLKAKVAKSLAGLKVASYYGCLMVRPARVLSFDDPDNPSVMDELVSALGGQPVDYDFKTECCGGYLVTNQRATAIECSRRVLDNAAQAGAEAMVTTCPLCQYNLDALQKQMGREAEMPVLYFTQLLGLAVGLDESELVLGYNQTDARPFLKSKGLLTA